CCGCTTGGCGGTGGCGATCGCCTGCAGGCCCGCCACGCCGGCGCCCAGCACCAGCACGCGCGCGGCCTTCACGGTGCCGGCGGCGGTCATCAGCATCGGCATGAAGCGCGGGTAGTGGCCGGCGGCGACGATGACCGCCTTGTAGCCGGCGATGTTGGCCTGGGAGGAGAGCACGTCCATGCTCTGCGCGCGCGTGGTGCGCGGCGCGGCTTCCAGCGCGAAAGCCGAAATGTTGGCGGTGGCCAGGCGCGCGGTGTTCTCGTCGTCGAAGGGGTTCAGCATGCCGATCAGCACGGCGCCCGGCTGCATCCGCGCGAGTTCGGCGGCATCCGGCGAGCGCACCTTGAGCACGATCTGCGCGCCCAGCGCGTCGGCGGCGGTGCCGATCCTGGCGCCAGCCGCCGCGTAGACTTCGTCGGGCTGGGCGGCCGCCACGCCGGCCCCCGATTGCACCGTCACTTGGTGGCCCAGGGCCACGTATTTCTTCACCGTCTCGGGGGTCGCGGCAACGCGCGTCTCGTCCGCCCGCATCTCCTGCGGGATGCCGATGTGCATCGTGTTCTCCTCGTAGTGCTGCGCCGGCCCGCGTGGCGGGCTGGTCGGGGGCGGGGCTCGGTTGGGATCGACGTGCAGCTTACCCGAAGTTATCGGCAGGCGGACGTTCGCTGAGTGCCTCATCCAAACGGCGAACCCGGTGGCCGCAAGCGCGGCGCAACGTCGCATCCATTGGATCCTTATTGCAACAAGGTTGCAAATAGACTAAGGTGAGCGCTTTTCGCCACTCGGTGGATGCTATGCAGCGTAGGCGGTATGCGGTCCGTCCGCACCTTGGATGGGGGCTGGTGGGGATGGCCTTGTTCGGCGCGCCTGGACTGGCCGCCGCGGACGAGGCTCCGACGTTTGCGCTGGAGGAGGCGGTCGTCCGCGCGCAGGCCGGAGCGCGATTGCGGGCCCGCAGCGCGACGTCCGCCACGCTGACCGACACGCCGCTCAAGGATGTGCCGCAGTCCGTCGGCGTGGTCACGCGCGCGGCGCTGGACGACTTCGGTGCCACGCGGCTCGATACGGCGCTCGATTGGGTCAGCGGCATCAGCCGGCAGAACAACCTGGGCGGCATCGCCGACAACTTTGCCATCCGCGGCTTTGCCGGCGACCTGAACACGGGCTCGGACTACCTCGTCAACGGTTTTTCGGCCAACCGGGCCAACAGCGTGCCGGTGGACACCATCAACATCGCGCGCATCGACGTGCTGAAGGGGCCGTCGGCGGCGCTCTACGGGCGCAGCGATCCGGGCGGCATCGTCAACATCGTCACGCGCACGCCGCAGTTCAAGCCTTCGCGCGAGATCACGCTGGCGGCGGGCAGCCACGACCAGTACCGCCTGGCGACCGAGCTGACCGGACCGCTGTCCGAGCGCTTCGCCTACCGGCTGGGCGTGGCGGCGGAGAACAACCATAGTTTCCGGGACTTCTCCACCAGCCGGCGCTATGTCGTTGCACCGTCGTTCACGTGGCTGCCGACCGACGACACCGTGGTGACCTATGCCTTCGAGGCGGCGCAGCTCAAGGCGCCGTTCGACCGGGGCGTCGTGGCGATCAACAAGCAACTGGGCGCGCTGCCCAATTCGCGCTTCCTGGGCGAGCCGGGCGACGGCGACACCACGGTGCGCACGCAGAGCCACCAGTTGAGCGTCGAGCACCAGTTGGGCGGCAACTGGAAAGTGGGCGCCGGGCTGTCGTACCGCACCTCGCACCTGTTCGGCAAGTCGTCCGATGCGTCGCGGCTGCTGGACGATGGCCGCACGCTGTGGCGGCAGGCGCGCGAGCGCGATTACCGCGCCAACGATCTGGCCGGCCGCGTCGACATGCAGGGCGACGTGACCAGCGGCCCCATCAAGCACACGCTGGTGGCCGGCGCCGACTTTTACGACTTCCGCTACGACACGGTGATGTACCGCGCCAACCCGAGCGCATCGGCGCCGTATGCGATCGATATCTTCGATCCGGTCTACGGCCAGCCGCGGCCCGCGATGCGGCTGAACAGCAGCACGCGCGAGTCCCAGCGCGGCTTCGGCGCCTTCGTGCAGGATCAGATCACGCTGACACCGCACTGGAAGCTGCTGGCCGGCGTGCGCGCGGACCGCTTCCTGCAGCACGCCGACAATCGCCTGACCGGCGTGCGCGTCGCGCAGCAGCAGACCGCTTACAGTCCGCGCCTGGGGCTGGTTTACC
The sequence above is drawn from the Ralstonia solanacearum K60 genome and encodes:
- a CDS encoding TonB-dependent siderophore receptor, with product MALFGAPGLAAADEAPTFALEEAVVRAQAGARLRARSATSATLTDTPLKDVPQSVGVVTRAALDDFGATRLDTALDWVSGISRQNNLGGIADNFAIRGFAGDLNTGSDYLVNGFSANRANSVPVDTINIARIDVLKGPSAALYGRSDPGGIVNIVTRTPQFKPSREITLAAGSHDQYRLATELTGPLSERFAYRLGVAAENNHSFRDFSTSRRYVVAPSFTWLPTDDTVVTYAFEAAQLKAPFDRGVVAINKQLGALPNSRFLGEPGDGDTTVRTQSHQLSVEHQLGGNWKVGAGLSYRTSHLFGKSSDASRLLDDGRTLWRQARERDYRANDLAGRVDMQGDVTSGPIKHTLVAGADFYDFRYDTVMYRANPSASAPYAIDIFDPVYGQPRPAMRLNSSTRESQRGFGAFVQDQITLTPHWKLLAGVRADRFLQHADNRLTGVRVAQQQTAYSPRLGLVYQPTQTLSLYANTSRSFRPNTGVGAQGNAFAPERGRGYEVGAKLETADGRFGGTLALYSIDKANVLTGDPRDPAFQRTAGAVRSRGVELDVSGQLTPSLKVLGTYAYTDARVTADTVLPSGAPLSNIPRHSASVLGLYEFGAGSLGRAGVGGGVVYVGERAGNSTDNGFKLPAYATVRLNGYVQPTRALRLSLTIDNLFDKRYYASSYNELWVAPGAERQVTLAATYTF